The following proteins are co-located in the Candidatus Nanosynbacter sp. HMT-352 genome:
- a CDS encoding glycosyltransferase family 2 protein, with product MKNKIIKSAKFVVRSTLHPSYGSEQVRLFRDRRFINKKRYEDYIKWFDKHKVTDEQLKLQRKYSKEFKQRPLISILLPTYNTNPVYLRSCIDSVLSQSYDNWELCISDDNSTSDQTKSVINEYVEKYNNIKATFRKENGHISKSSNTALSMAKGDYISLLDHDDILPPNALFEVVDVINKNPDVDLIYTDEDKIDSDGIHIEPFFKPDWSPDFMNSCNMVTHFATIKAGVIRSVNGFTVGTHGAQDWDLFLKISAKTNNIYHIPKILYHWRKSETSTAMNADSKPYAYINQKNVLRISVRQRGENAYIDSHVALGFWRKKYVIPTNPLVSIIIPTKDNFRYIKKCIDSIIENTSYPYFEIIIVDTGSIDSRVNDFYEKLIDNNSNVHVIKYKKKFNFSDACNYGVNNSSGEYLLFLNNDTEVITHDWIQSLLEHAQRPEVGMVGPKLIFEDKTIQHAGIVLSERDIAFHPFYGQDERTDIFTYIYTANIRNVSAVTGACCMVSRDKFNKVGGFDNKLRITYNDVDLNLKLRKEGYYNVYTPYAELFHYESKSVGRINTSERDTSELESAQKEMRKRWGEYLKRDPFYNDNFEQFGPGYRLPE from the coding sequence ATGAAAAATAAGATTATAAAGAGTGCTAAATTTGTTGTTAGATCAACATTGCATCCGTCATACGGTAGTGAACAAGTAAGGTTGTTTCGCGATCGTAGATTTATTAATAAGAAACGATATGAAGATTATATTAAATGGTTTGATAAGCATAAAGTAACCGATGAGCAACTTAAGTTACAAAGAAAATATTCCAAGGAATTTAAGCAACGTCCATTGATTAGTATTTTGTTGCCGACATATAATACAAATCCAGTATATCTGCGTAGCTGTATTGACTCTGTCCTATCTCAGAGTTATGACAACTGGGAGTTGTGTATTTCTGATGATAATTCTACTAGCGATCAAACAAAGAGTGTTATAAACGAATATGTAGAAAAGTATAATAATATTAAGGCTACATTTCGTAAAGAAAATGGTCATATATCAAAGTCATCTAATACAGCTCTTTCGATGGCTAAGGGTGACTATATATCATTACTCGATCATGATGACATTTTACCTCCCAACGCCTTGTTTGAAGTGGTTGATGTTATAAATAAAAATCCTGACGTAGATCTTATTTATACGGATGAAGACAAGATTGATAGTGACGGTATTCATATAGAACCATTTTTTAAACCTGACTGGAGTCCTGATTTTATGAATTCATGTAACATGGTAACGCATTTTGCTACCATAAAAGCGGGTGTAATTAGAAGTGTTAATGGATTTACCGTCGGAACACATGGCGCGCAAGATTGGGATTTATTTTTGAAGATTTCTGCTAAAACTAATAACATTTATCATATTCCGAAAATTTTATATCATTGGCGTAAATCTGAGACATCTACTGCTATGAATGCTGATAGTAAACCATATGCTTATATAAATCAAAAGAATGTCCTTCGTATTAGTGTAAGGCAAAGAGGAGAAAATGCCTATATAGATTCTCATGTTGCGTTAGGATTTTGGCGTAAAAAATATGTAATTCCGACAAACCCGTTGGTGTCAATTATCATACCAACCAAGGATAATTTTAGATATATAAAAAAGTGCATAGATTCAATTATTGAAAATACTTCGTATCCATATTTTGAAATAATAATTGTAGATACGGGATCTATAGATTCTCGAGTAAATGATTTTTATGAAAAATTGATAGATAATAATAGCAATGTGCATGTTATTAAATACAAGAAGAAATTCAATTTTTCAGATGCATGTAACTATGGTGTAAATAATTCTAGTGGAGAATATCTGCTATTCCTTAATAATGATACAGAGGTTATTACTCACGACTGGATTCAGTCGTTGCTTGAGCATGCTCAGCGTCCAGAAGTAGGGATGGTTGGACCTAAGCTTATATTTGAGGATAAGACAATACAGCATGCTGGAATAGTCTTATCTGAAAGAGATATCGCATTCCATCCGTTTTATGGTCAGGATGAGCGTACAGATATATTTACGTATATTTATACCGCCAATATTCGTAACGTATCGGCAGTAACTGGTGCTTGTTGTATGGTTAGTCGTGATAAGTTCAATAAGGTGGGTGGATTTGATAATAAACTTCGTATAACGTATAACGATGTAGATCTTAACCTTAAATTACGCAAAGAAGGCTATTATAATGTCTACACTCCATACGCGGAGTTATTCCATTATGAGTCTAAGAGTGTTGGTCGCATAAACACGAGTGAGAGAGACACTAGTGAACTAGAGAGTGCTCAAAAAGAGATGCGTAAGAGATGGGGCGAATACTTGAAGAGGGATCCATTCTATAATGATAATTTTGAGCAATTTGGTCCGGGATATAGGTTACCCGAATAA
- a CDS encoding Jag family protein — protein MDQIETVEFVKKYLEDLLTFFDLNLEVSVKIEDGIVVASIPHSERSSILIGRNAETLRSIQNLLSTALHHKEASTVRVNLDIADYKKQHAEKIAEKARGWIEEVRRTGESKVVDLNAADRWTVHHLAGEYSDIDTHSEGEGRERRLIISQKSS, from the coding sequence ATGGACCAAATTGAAACGGTTGAATTTGTAAAAAAATATTTAGAGGATTTGCTAACGTTCTTTGACTTGAATCTGGAAGTTTCAGTAAAAATCGAAGATGGAATTGTTGTAGCTTCAATTCCACATAGCGAGCGAAGCAGTATTTTAATCGGCAGAAATGCGGAAACATTGCGTAGTATTCAGAATCTTTTGTCGACAGCGCTTCATCATAAAGAAGCGTCAACTGTTCGGGTGAATTTGGATATTGCGGACTATAAAAAGCAGCACGCTGAAAAAATTGCCGAAAAGGCGCGTGGTTGGATTGAGGAAGTTCGACGAACTGGTGAATCAAAGGTTGTGGATTTGAATGCTGCTGATCGCTGGACGGTGCATCACTTGGCTGGTGAATATAGCGATATTGATACGCATTCTGAGGGTGAAGGTCGCGAACGACGGCTGATTATTAGTCAGAAGAGTTCTTAG
- a CDS encoding DUF7657 domain-containing protein, with product MQVLRSIFTKLKDDSYKKWIFPSTIIFCLIFATGFKISGSSFGLYYDSFLNGKSSNLISGEARPIRSDEWLVVTQFTIAQKEAGYPLINKNFGNSGKNMSLVSDAPYKEWSTVFRPQNLAFLIVPFEFAFAFKWWLLLASLLLSIYFLSLKFLPNKYALSGSIAIIGSFAPFIFWWYQTITIMSIVWGIVILLLIMKLIENKPLPFLKRYKHGDIISNLALSLLLTYSMVSFALLLYPAFQIPVVITVFLVAIGYYINTWKKTPKKVRKILYVNTAFIVGSALAAIGIVGIFLITRIDAVQAISGTDYPGARFVHSGIPSQADLIGLTGYSQYRLMDDASISSIDPSKGSINQSEMSAFIITPFAFIIPILFILYSKWRKNKTIDWVGVAIFVSCLIFISHLFIPGFSSIAKPFMMHLVPITRLQLGLGFIGIFSLIYTLANTIKFSSQYRYLPYLYSTMVIIIYVCTIVYVVKFNRNFAGDLRVLLLAAISLSGGLALIFIKKKKLGLLVLSSLCIMSTITIQPLYRGLGSGYNDNIITKKIISTSSSDDIWGLSGTSVLENFPQMANRKSITGVNTYPDKDFWSKISKDRTIYNRYAHILLSDTIDKDLALIQPDVFIAKLSCSNHIGKSVTRVLSTTPLQLPCYELIDKVTVHNGDILFYKRTF from the coding sequence ATGCAAGTTCTACGTTCTATTTTTACAAAATTAAAAGACGATTCGTATAAAAAATGGATTTTCCCGTCTACTATTATCTTTTGTCTAATTTTTGCGACAGGATTTAAGATATCTGGATCTTCATTTGGCTTATATTATGACTCTTTCCTTAATGGCAAATCATCTAATCTCATATCAGGCGAAGCTCGACCTATTCGCAGCGACGAGTGGCTAGTCGTTACACAATTCACAATTGCACAAAAAGAAGCTGGATATCCACTAATAAATAAGAACTTTGGCAATTCTGGCAAGAATATGAGCCTTGTGTCCGATGCTCCATATAAAGAATGGTCAACAGTATTCCGACCTCAAAATCTTGCCTTTTTAATAGTTCCTTTCGAGTTTGCTTTTGCCTTTAAGTGGTGGCTATTATTGGCATCATTATTATTAAGTATATACTTTCTATCGTTAAAATTTCTTCCCAATAAATACGCGCTGTCAGGATCTATCGCCATCATAGGCTCTTTTGCCCCTTTTATATTCTGGTGGTATCAAACCATTACTATAATGAGTATCGTCTGGGGAATTGTCATACTGCTATTAATAATGAAATTAATAGAAAATAAACCTTTGCCTTTTTTAAAGAGATATAAACATGGTGATATAATATCGAATCTCGCACTATCACTTTTATTAACCTATTCAATGGTAAGCTTCGCCCTACTATTGTATCCAGCCTTTCAGATACCTGTTGTCATCACTGTATTTCTAGTGGCGATTGGCTATTACATAAATACTTGGAAAAAAACACCCAAAAAAGTGCGAAAAATATTATATGTAAATACAGCATTCATAGTAGGATCCGCTCTAGCAGCGATCGGCATAGTTGGTATATTTTTAATCACCAGAATAGATGCCGTACAAGCCATTTCTGGTACAGATTATCCCGGGGCGCGATTCGTACATTCGGGAATTCCATCACAGGCTGATCTAATCGGTCTCACTGGCTATAGTCAATACCGACTTATGGATGACGCATCCATTTCATCGATAGATCCAAGTAAAGGATCCATTAATCAAAGTGAAATGTCTGCATTTATCATCACGCCTTTTGCATTTATCATTCCCATACTGTTTATTTTATATAGCAAATGGCGTAAAAATAAAACTATAGATTGGGTTGGGGTTGCTATTTTTGTCTCCTGCTTAATATTCATATCTCATTTATTTATTCCAGGATTCTCTTCAATAGCAAAGCCTTTCATGATGCATCTCGTACCGATAACAAGATTGCAGCTTGGATTAGGTTTTATAGGAATCTTTTCATTAATATACACGCTTGCCAATACTATAAAATTTTCATCACAATATCGCTATTTACCATATCTATATTCAACAATGGTGATTATTATTTACGTCTGCACCATCGTATATGTCGTAAAGTTCAATCGTAACTTTGCCGGAGATCTTCGCGTATTATTATTAGCCGCAATAAGCCTTTCTGGTGGACTAGCTCTTATATTTATAAAAAAGAAAAAACTCGGACTGTTAGTGCTTTCTTCTTTATGTATTATGTCGACAATAACTATACAGCCGTTATATAGAGGTCTAGGAAGTGGATATAACGATAATATTATAACCAAAAAGATTATCTCTACCTCGTCTAGTGACGATATATGGGGATTGTCTGGCACAAGCGTGCTAGAAAATTTCCCTCAAATGGCAAATAGAAAATCAATTACGGGAGTCAATACTTACCCTGATAAAGATTTCTGGTCAAAAATATCAAAAGATAGGACAATTTATAACAGGTATGCACATATACTTCTATCTGATACCATAGATAAAGATCTCGCACTTATTCAGCCGGACGTATTTATTGCAAAATTGAGTTGTAGTAATCATATAGGAAAATCTGTTACTCGTGTATTATCTACGACGCCACTACAGCTACCTTGTTACGAACTAATCGATAAAGTCACTGTACATAATGGAGATATTTTATTCTATAAAAGAACTTTTTAA
- a CDS encoding ABC transporter ATP-binding protein, producing MKDVVIEVNSLTKTFKIPTESSNGIKQKTINYIKGKKGYREFTPLKNISFDIKKGEFFGIVGKNGSGKSTLLKSIAQIYSPTEGSVRVNGSLVPFIELGVGFNPELTGRENVFLNGALLGFSHKEMELMYDDIVEFSELADFMEEKLKNYSSGMQVRLAFSVAIKARGDILMLDEVLAVGDAAFQQKCFDYFEKVKRSNQTVVFVTHDMNAVRRFCSRAMYIENGTIKHIGSPQEIADIYTEVNMDAVTSVEEESHDDSVSMSVDIPSKKNFTQEDSIDIGVTVDGIAEDVFVNISFVYGGFVFADRNCRDTPSDFIQNNRRVNFNQSLDGFNPGKYDIHMSLHRRADDGIIKHLPRAFSFIITGKDDFRDGPMRIMGKWSVKKRG from the coding sequence ATGAAGGATGTAGTTATAGAAGTTAACTCTCTTACTAAGACTTTTAAGATACCAACAGAGTCTAGCAACGGGATTAAACAGAAGACTATTAATTATATTAAAGGCAAAAAAGGCTACAGGGAATTTACGCCATTAAAAAATATATCTTTTGATATTAAAAAAGGTGAATTTTTTGGAATAGTAGGTAAAAATGGTTCAGGTAAGAGTACTCTGTTGAAGTCTATAGCTCAAATCTATTCTCCGACGGAAGGTTCAGTGCGAGTAAATGGATCTCTTGTCCCGTTCATCGAGCTGGGTGTTGGTTTTAATCCAGAATTAACAGGTAGAGAAAATGTATTTTTAAATGGAGCTTTACTGGGATTTAGTCATAAAGAGATGGAGCTGATGTATGATGATATTGTTGAATTCTCTGAGTTGGCAGATTTTATGGAAGAGAAGCTTAAGAATTACTCATCAGGGATGCAGGTTAGGTTAGCTTTCTCTGTAGCTATTAAAGCTCGTGGCGATATTTTAATGCTTGATGAAGTGTTGGCTGTAGGGGACGCGGCTTTTCAGCAGAAGTGTTTTGATTATTTTGAAAAAGTTAAACGTAGTAATCAGACTGTGGTTTTTGTGACGCATGATATGAACGCCGTGCGCAGATTTTGCTCGAGAGCCATGTATATAGAAAATGGAACGATAAAACATATTGGATCTCCTCAAGAAATTGCCGATATATATACGGAGGTTAATATGGATGCGGTTACTAGTGTAGAAGAAGAATCTCATGACGATTCAGTTAGTATGTCTGTTGATATACCTAGTAAAAAAAATTTTACGCAAGAAGACTCGATTGATATTGGCGTGACTGTAGATGGTATTGCTGAAGATGTTTTTGTGAATATATCCTTTGTGTACGGAGGGTTTGTATTTGCTGATCGCAATTGTAGAGACACTCCTAGTGACTTTATACAAAACAATAGGAGGGTTAATTTCAATCAGAGTTTGGATGGCTTTAATCCTGGCAAATATGATATTCATATGTCATTACACCGCAGGGCTGATGATGGCATAATTAAACATTTGCCACGAGCATTTTCGTTTATTATTACAGGTAAGGATGATTTTCGTGATGGTCCAATGAGAATAATGGGAAAGTGGAGTGTAAAGAAGAGGGGATAA
- a CDS encoding glycosyltransferase family 2 protein yields MNRLTIIVLNWNGSDDAIECVDSLIKQTLKPTIIIVDNNSSDNSVTVFEKYISSHKKEKIILLKNSDNLGFAGGINTGLIYALKNNFEYIGVLNPDAIADRNWCEALIYQLSKYPECGIATGILQRRNSKTLDTTGDFYTMWGLPGPRNRDEPIKNAPTKPGEVFGATGGGAIYRAKIFDDIDMFDEDFFMYYEDVDLSFRAQLAGWKVRFTPKAIAYHKVGASSKKVPGLAVYNTFKNLPLIFIKNVPGKLFWHIGIRFLLTYWLIFASAIRHGNGWPAFKGALVSIIHKPAAYKKRLHIQKNRKVSVDYIRNIIHDGPLPNQTGLLKFKHFFRIK; encoded by the coding sequence ATGAATAGACTTACAATTATAGTTCTTAATTGGAACGGATCCGACGACGCCATAGAGTGCGTTGATTCATTAATAAAACAAACCCTAAAACCTACTATTATTATAGTAGATAATAATAGTAGCGACAATTCTGTTACTGTATTTGAAAAATATATATCGTCGCATAAAAAAGAAAAGATTATTTTGCTCAAAAACTCAGATAATCTAGGATTCGCGGGAGGAATTAATACAGGATTAATCTACGCCCTAAAAAACAACTTTGAATATATTGGAGTACTTAATCCGGATGCGATAGCTGATAGAAACTGGTGTGAAGCTCTTATTTATCAATTATCAAAATACCCAGAATGTGGAATTGCGACTGGAATCTTACAAAGACGCAATAGCAAGACTCTCGACACAACTGGAGATTTTTACACAATGTGGGGACTTCCTGGACCAAGAAACCGTGATGAGCCCATAAAAAACGCACCAACTAAGCCTGGAGAAGTATTTGGTGCGACTGGCGGCGGTGCTATTTATCGTGCAAAAATATTTGATGATATAGATATGTTTGATGAAGATTTCTTCATGTATTATGAGGATGTCGATTTAAGCTTCCGAGCACAATTGGCAGGCTGGAAAGTTCGCTTCACGCCCAAGGCTATCGCTTATCATAAAGTTGGCGCTAGTAGTAAAAAAGTTCCCGGATTAGCTGTCTACAATACTTTTAAAAACTTGCCGTTAATCTTCATTAAAAATGTTCCGGGTAAACTATTTTGGCATATTGGTATACGATTTTTACTGACATATTGGTTGATTTTTGCCAGCGCAATTCGCCACGGCAACGGTTGGCCTGCATTCAAGGGCGCTTTAGTATCAATTATTCACAAACCGGCAGCTTATAAAAAACGTCTTCATATTCAAAAAAATCGTAAGGTTTCCGTCGACTATATTCGAAATATTATTCACGATGGACCGCTACCAAATCAAACTGGTTTATTAAAATTTAAGCATTTTTTCAGAATAAAATAA
- a CDS encoding GtrA family protein, producing the protein MQEILKKHADKLRFLIVGSTNTVLDFGILFSLTIFLNIPKEFANFISTLVAFLFSFFANKKYTFKSTSQNLKKQFLLFTAVTLFGLWVIQTIIIAIITPIFIGFGLNKSLALLISKLAATVVSLVWNYVLYSRIVFKDTKNSSD; encoded by the coding sequence ATGCAGGAAATATTAAAAAAACACGCCGATAAATTAAGATTTCTTATCGTTGGCAGTACTAATACAGTACTAGATTTTGGCATACTTTTTAGCCTAACAATCTTTTTAAATATCCCAAAAGAGTTTGCTAATTTTATATCAACATTAGTTGCCTTTTTGTTCTCATTTTTTGCAAATAAAAAATATACTTTCAAGTCAACATCCCAAAACTTGAAAAAACAATTTCTTTTATTCACCGCAGTTACACTATTTGGTTTATGGGTAATTCAGACAATTATTATAGCTATCATTACGCCGATATTTATAGGCTTCGGATTAAATAAGTCACTTGCCCTATTGATTAGCAAACTAGCCGCCACGGTAGTCAGCCTCGTTTGGAATTACGTTCTGTACTCCAGAATAGTCTTTAAAGACACTAAGAACTCTTCTGACTAA
- a CDS encoding FG-GAP repeat domain-containing protein, with the protein MKKLILKLGLLTSICLGTILSSTPASAVLNDFDPGNIMDDAVATNYVSMSAGQIQLFLNSKVPQCDTNGAKPASEFGRPDITHAQYAASKGWHSPPYTCLRDYKTKDGRSAAQLIFDVSQKYHVNPQLLIVLLQKEQALVTDTWPTRGQFKSATGYGCPDTAACDSKYFGLENQLEWAAKHFHYIITRNPNWFSPYTTGVNFVQWSPNAACGGSNINIQNWTTAALYSYTPYQPNAAAMSSGYGVGDGCSAYGNRNFYNYFTDWFGDTRSSSSFSCKNGQNIPNVETGARIIPTRINGNNDTLTISVPNNTGSKCAEMHTWANSNLQAWSQHTATNSYTFNQQYSKVISRKVNSKNTVLTKVDYNGTASGRVEFHTWTQDGLRWLAHTATSAGPIDPLFSEVITADTDGDGNDEYYLINYEQTNSGMIEVHGWSNNGTSWFRHTATNHPSASMDTGRVIAADLDGDKKDEFIYVKFDNTTSGLIEFHVWDSSLKNWVRHTASNYPESGYVIGSNDIVAADLQGRGKDTIYYVKYRGTTNNTVEVHGWGDGQQSWASHISTSSGIY; encoded by the coding sequence ATGAAGAAATTAATATTAAAATTAGGCCTACTTACGTCAATATGCTTAGGAACGATATTATCTTCTACACCAGCATCTGCAGTATTAAATGATTTTGACCCAGGCAATATTATGGATGATGCCGTAGCAACAAATTACGTATCCATGAGTGCAGGCCAAATTCAGTTATTTTTAAATAGTAAAGTTCCCCAATGTGATACAAATGGCGCCAAACCAGCCAGTGAGTTTGGAAGACCCGATATAACTCACGCTCAGTATGCCGCATCGAAAGGGTGGCATAGTCCTCCATACACATGTCTCCGTGATTATAAAACAAAAGATGGAAGAAGCGCTGCTCAATTAATCTTTGATGTCTCTCAAAAATATCATGTAAACCCACAGCTTTTAATAGTTTTGCTCCAAAAAGAGCAAGCCCTAGTTACTGACACGTGGCCAACTCGTGGGCAGTTCAAAAGCGCAACTGGCTATGGATGCCCAGACACCGCCGCGTGTGATAGTAAATATTTTGGTCTAGAAAACCAGCTAGAATGGGCAGCGAAACACTTTCACTACATAATAACACGTAATCCTAATTGGTTTTCACCATATACAACAGGCGTAAATTTCGTTCAATGGAGTCCGAATGCTGCTTGCGGAGGATCTAACATAAATATTCAGAATTGGACAACCGCCGCTCTTTATAGCTATACACCATATCAACCAAATGCCGCTGCTATGTCATCTGGGTATGGCGTAGGTGATGGGTGTAGCGCCTATGGTAATCGTAACTTTTATAATTACTTTACAGACTGGTTTGGAGATACAAGATCAAGCAGCTCATTCTCTTGTAAAAACGGACAGAATATACCTAACGTAGAAACTGGCGCTAGAATTATACCAACTAGGATAAATGGAAATAATGACACCTTAACTATATCCGTCCCTAATAATACTGGCAGTAAATGTGCCGAAATGCACACATGGGCCAATAGTAACTTACAGGCATGGTCTCAGCATACAGCGACAAACTCATACACCTTTAATCAGCAGTACAGCAAGGTTATATCAAGGAAAGTCAATAGCAAAAATACTGTATTAACAAAGGTCGACTATAACGGAACCGCAAGTGGTAGAGTTGAGTTTCATACGTGGACTCAAGATGGATTGCGTTGGCTAGCTCACACTGCAACATCTGCCGGACCTATTGATCCGCTATTTTCTGAAGTTATAACAGCAGATACCGATGGTGATGGTAATGACGAATATTATCTGATTAATTATGAGCAGACTAATTCTGGCATGATTGAAGTACATGGGTGGAGTAATAATGGAACTAGTTGGTTTAGACACACAGCAACAAACCACCCTTCAGCTAGTATGGACACAGGAAGAGTTATTGCGGCAGATCTTGATGGAGATAAAAAAGATGAATTTATATATGTTAAATTCGATAATACTACGAGCGGTCTTATCGAATTTCACGTGTGGGATTCTTCATTAAAAAACTGGGTGCGTCACACCGCAAGCAATTACCCAGAATCTGGCTATGTGATAGGATCAAACGACATAGTGGCAGCCGACTTGCAAGGAAGAGGAAAAGATACCATCTATTATGTCAAATACAGAGGTACGACTAATAACACCGTCGAAGTACACGGATGGGGTGACGGTCAACAATCATGGGCCAGCCACATATCTACATCATCAGGAATATACTAA
- a CDS encoding glycosyltransferase family 2 protein has protein sequence MKTITLLIPVYNEESVLSQLFRRLDEFTKNTPDYQFEFLFINDGSTDKSFSIIAEQSKKDSRISYINLSRNFGKEIAMIAGIDHIKSDALVIIDADLQDPPELIQEMISYWEDGYDDVYARRNNRQGETWLKKKTSQWYYRILQKSTNIPIQVDTGDFRLLDRRCIEALQKFRESQRNTKAIFSWIGYKKKEIFYDRDPRLAGQTKWNYRKLLNLAIDGITSFTTAPLRMATIFGFIISFIAFVWIIYLLVRPLFGVSTGAGYSSLMAVILFLGGVQLLSLGIIGEYVGRIFIETKNRPLYLIEEYHAGNIKKTRR, from the coding sequence ATGAAAACCATCACTCTTCTCATTCCTGTCTACAACGAAGAATCCGTTTTGTCGCAATTATTTAGGCGCTTGGACGAATTTACAAAAAACACGCCCGATTATCAATTCGAATTTCTCTTCATAAACGACGGCAGCACCGATAAATCTTTTTCAATCATAGCCGAGCAATCAAAAAAAGATTCTCGTATCAGCTATATAAATCTATCGCGAAACTTCGGTAAGGAAATTGCCATGATAGCTGGAATTGACCACATAAAAAGTGACGCTCTGGTGATTATCGATGCAGATTTACAAGACCCGCCAGAGCTCATCCAGGAAATGATTTCGTATTGGGAAGATGGTTACGATGACGTCTATGCTCGCCGCAACAACCGACAAGGCGAAACCTGGCTGAAGAAAAAAACCAGCCAATGGTATTACAGAATATTGCAGAAATCGACCAACATTCCCATTCAGGTCGATACTGGAGATTTTCGCTTACTGGATCGCCGGTGCATTGAGGCTTTGCAAAAATTCCGCGAATCTCAGCGCAATACAAAAGCGATTTTCAGCTGGATTGGATATAAGAAAAAAGAGATATTTTATGATCGCGACCCCAGATTAGCTGGTCAAACCAAATGGAATTACCGAAAACTACTCAACTTAGCAATCGACGGAATTACCAGCTTTACTACCGCGCCGCTACGAATGGCGACTATTTTTGGATTTATCATTTCATTCATTGCTTTTGTCTGGATTATTTATCTTTTAGTTCGCCCTTTGTTCGGAGTTTCTACTGGCGCTGGATATTCCTCGCTAATGGCAGTTATCTTATTCCTCGGCGGAGTTCAGCTATTATCCCTAGGTATAATTGGCGAATACGTAGGACGGATATTTATTGAGACAAAAAACAGACCGCTATATTTAATAGAGGAGTATCATGCAGGAAATATTAAAAAAACACGCCGATAA
- a CDS encoding ABC transporter permease: protein MKWLEVFNRKNRILLRELVITDFKLRYQGSALGYVWSVLKPLFLFSILYVVFDKFLGVGRNIEHFPVYLLLGIILWNFFVEATNQGLNSIVGRGDLLRKINFPKYIVVISGTVSSLINLLFNMIVVLLFVLVNGVQLSWMSLLIIPLIIELYIFALGVAFFLSALNVKSRDTGYLWEVFTQAAFYATPVIYPMQMVSQKSNFAVDLLFLNPVAQIIQDSRYVLITKDTMIMWNRLNPLMMSVPFLAIAIVVLFAVWYFKKQSKTFAEEI from the coding sequence ATGAAGTGGCTAGAGGTTTTTAATAGAAAAAACAGGATTCTCTTAAGAGAATTAGTTATTACGGATTTTAAATTGAGATATCAGGGCTCTGCTCTCGGATATGTATGGAGTGTTCTTAAGCCGCTTTTTCTATTTTCGATATTGTATGTAGTTTTTGATAAATTTTTAGGAGTAGGAAGGAATATAGAACATTTTCCAGTGTATTTATTGCTGGGGATAATTTTATGGAACTTCTTCGTAGAAGCAACTAATCAAGGACTAAACTCTATAGTAGGTCGAGGTGACCTACTTAGAAAGATTAATTTTCCTAAATATATTGTTGTAATTTCTGGAACTGTATCCTCATTGATAAATTTGCTATTTAATATGATAGTGGTGCTTTTATTTGTGTTAGTAAATGGAGTTCAATTATCATGGATGTCGCTATTAATCATACCACTAATAATTGAACTGTATATATTTGCTTTAGGGGTGGCTTTTTTCTTGTCCGCTCTTAATGTTAAGTCGCGAGATACTGGATATCTATGGGAGGTATTTACTCAAGCTGCATTTTATGCCACCCCTGTTATTTATCCAATGCAGATGGTTTCACAGAAGAGCAATTTTGCTGTTGATCTGTTGTTTCTTAATCCTGTTGCACAAATTATTCAAGATAGTAGATATGTGCTTATAACTAAAGATACGATGATTATGTGGAATAGATTGAACCCGCTAATGATGTCTGTACCGTTTTTAGCTATAGCTATAGTGGTTCTATTTGCAGTTTGGTATTTTAAGAAGCAGTCGAAGACATTTGCGGAGGAGATTTAG